Within Anolis sagrei isolate rAnoSag1 chromosome 3, rAnoSag1.mat, whole genome shotgun sequence, the genomic segment GTATGTTTGCATGCTGCAGGTATCACCAGTCATGACATGGGCCCTTGCCCAATGGTAACAAACCATGTTCAGTGTGGCAGGGCTATAGGTACTCCTTGCTCCCTTAGAAGTGGCTTAGGGGGCCACTGTCAGGCCACCAAGTGGGCTTCATTTGGCATCTGggactgttctggaacagctgttccaggagctccagatttatttgctgtgtttatatgtttgtgtgcaaacccatgcttgggattttgcagcagggggtttcctgttataatttgcatttatagggtaagccacctgccagttatagttagaatccctagtcccgccccctttttgccttttggagggaaggggcctattttcagtcacacaaggaagccagtctataggacgcagatcagctagtcccgtaggaaaggcttcattcctcaaaaccttccGGGGAAATAGAAATAGCCATCCGGGGATCATCCAAAGGTGATCCTGGGTCCATCCAGCGaccatccaggggtcatccagtgaccatccagttccagggaaacagaaggaaaaggtcccaaacgctctggctgagagctcacagcctctcagcctcacagcaccagaggggaaaacagccctgaagtttccacaggacatcactgcagaaccacagaattccagctaaacatcttctagctttgtctggtaggttactcggtttccagacgcatttggggatcggcagttttacccagaccagcgaggcctaggtgatggacggcctgggagggattataaagagttcttccttatgagatagtacagtcaaaccaagttagtgccagtctcttaaagacttgaatagtaaagccgtgaagttttgtttgaagatttgttccttaataaagactttgttgtacttttaaagactctaaGGCCCATTACttttggaagtctctaacaatctctcttcgggcaccccggcttcccactgggtttaaagtgtgcgttctatagaataaagacattttgtttggacccagtggcgacagaacaggGACTTATTTAGAaatgatggactgcccttggataatgatttaaatcggtgaccactgactatttgttgtttgtttttatattgtttttatattgtttatacggttttatactgtttatactgttttatattgttgttgttattatattgttgttaattgtatattcatgttttgatgtgggcgccatggggtgccactttgttagctgtcctgagtccctctgcggaggttgagaaaggacaggatataaaagccctaaataaataaataaatcaagcccGCTTTTCCTGTCAGCATAGAACCCTACTAAGACTCACATCATATGCATACTTGATACTACTATTTTAAATGGAAATAACGTTTAAAGGGGGTTTGCTATTGTTTTCTCTGAGAGTGAACGAGTAAGTACTACCTAAGGTTCCCCAGTGCATTTCCATTGTCAAGCAGAGATTTAAACTTGGAAATCCAGAACATGGAGTCTGTACATGGATTACCTCAGTTGCCaacagaaggggaaaggaagatttATCTTAACCCAGGGCAAGATGTCGGTAAGGTTGTCTTGTCCCGGTTAACAAAATCAGTCCTGTGTGGTGTTTCAATACTATGAGGCTGATAGTCTTatagtggtcagtgtagacatcCCCAAAAAAATGAATCAGGAAAATGCTTCCTTTTCAGTTAATCCACTCCTGCAATTTGATCTCTATGACTtttctttaatgtttttattCCCTTTCTCACCAACCTGTGTAAAGTAAATCAGATCAAAACAGGCACATTTGTTTGGGTTCCAGATAATAATGGGTAAAGCAAGATTATCGGAACATAGAATGTGATTCAGTGAAATGTCAATCATATAAGATTATTCACCCATGGATAtttctgtattatttttatttcctttcatcCCCACCATGTGGAGAAAAGCAATTCACATCAACACAGATACCCACTTCATGGTATCTaatgtgtgccttcaactcaatTCTGGTTCATCTGCAGCAGAAGAACTTCACGTCATTAAGGGCTGTGTCATCACCCTTCATTTGGGGAGCCTCCACCTTGGTCTGGATTCCACAGATGGAAGCAGAACGGCAGCGATGGCTCCAATGACCAAAATGACCCCGTTTTGTTACGTGTCTAGCGATTACACTTCCATCCTGGCACGTGAACTGGATATTGTTGGCTGCCGTATCATcaccttccttttggttgctttCCACTCTCAGAGAGAAAGAGACCAGATTGCCTTTGGGGCAAATTTTAACTTTTGTCCATTTTCCCTTCCTGCCAAAGAAAACAAATTATGTTAGCGAGATTGTTGAGCATACAGTGTTCCAATCCAATCCAAATTGGAGGTGTTGGTGATAAATTCTTAAACAGTTTGGTGATAAAGTCCTAACAGTTGGAAGGAATATTAAACTGCTTCAGGACTGAGGTCTGTTGGTCTGTGAAATTCAGGGCCATTCAAGGCCCTCAACTTTTGATCTAAGTTTGAgacaaaaaacaaggtttttggTGATGACATTAAGTGTTATGCAGTAAGTATTGATCAAAGCTTAtcactgattctatgattcaaatacATACATAGAGAATATCTAACTGGCTTGAACATTAAGACATAAATCTTACTTAAAATGTCTAACAGAGCATAGTGAAATGAAGTGATTATGCTTGCTCTTACTTATAGAGCTAGAAGCATattccaacaatatttggagggcTTTATGTTTCCCAACCCTGTCATAGATCCAGATCAAAATGTTTTCatcttatttaaattatttatgcTTTAAATCTGAAAGTATTTTGcttctaaaaaaaaagaaataaatagtcTTAGCTTTGTATCATGGGTcagttttaattgtatctttTACTTGAGCATCACTTTTCCACAAAGGAGGGTCAATTTCAAGTCTGAATTCCTTTCCCAACCTCAGCATGATGGTGGGAAAGCACTTTGCTCCCTTACAGTGAGAGAGAAGACTAAAGAATCCTGGCTGGGACTTGTTGTGGGTGgggacaccagaagcactctgtCCACCCTGCTCATTCCTTTGTCGACActgacccacccacccatctcCACAACACTAAACTTTGCAAGGGCCAGGTACaaattccctcctccccccttacATTCTAGGGGAAATTTTCACCTATCCTACACTGCTTAATACATGGCAAATTGGGTGAGTGAGTTCTAAATAGACTTCACTATGCGAAATAGAAATAGGTACACATTAGTGTGCACCACAGGAAATAGGGGATGGGGGCTCAGTTCTCCACCAGTTTACCCAATGCAACATTTGGATTGCATTCTGGGACCGTGGTTTCTCGCCCATTGTTTGAGGATGAGTTGATCTATGATGGCCACTGTTTCTTTCTATTACACAACAAATTGAAGTGTAAGTTCAAGTTCATGGACAAGTTCAAGTTTATGTTCATGCCTTCAAATTAATTGGCAGATCACACAAGATTAATTGGTAACGTATACTAAAAGTTGCTCATATTTAATCCAAAATTTTGTGTTGTCTCGTGATTTCACTGGTGGAAGAGCAAATGGGTTCCTTGGGTCAATTAGTTTTATCTTTTTTCCACTACTTCTTCTTTTGCCCTTTCCCTCTGGGCACAAAGCAGGACCAACcctagacattttgctgcctgatacAAAAGCCACAAGATGCCAGTCAATTTACTAGATCAGGTACTATCTACATATGCTGTAAAATCCAGAATGATGTGGGGTGGCAGGATAACGCCTAATGTGCACTGTAATGTGCATCCATCCATTTTAAAAGTCAGAATGAAGTCTGTAATCTGCAATAAATGTGCTGCAGCAGATTAGTGTATGGATGTGGCAGAGCAAGAATTCAGGAGCAATATGTGCAGCTCCCATGTGAACAGAACCACCACTGGAAATTTGAAGGAAGGAATTGAATATGGCACTCACATGAAGGTAAACAaataccaccatcaccaccaccccccacccccatttatatttttcagttggaagatgagtTGCATCGCTGATTCTAGTCTGATAGGCTACTGCAGCATATTTCTCCCAACAGGGTAAGGAAA encodes:
- the LOC132770067 gene encoding vitelline membrane outer layer protein 1-like, translating into MVFSISSLLFLILPYCLWNAEARRYNSVISVKNGGSWGKWGKPQFCSKGYARGFSVKVEADQGLWDDTGLNGIRLYCSNREVIQSTTGPKGKWTKVKICPKGNLVSFSLRVESNQKEGDDTAANNIQFTCQDGSVIARHVTKRGHFGHWSHRCRSASICGIQTKVEAPQMKGDDTALNDVKFFCCR